The genomic interval TACATAGTTAACAGTGCCCTTAACCCTATAAACGTCTTCTGCAACTGAATAATCATCACCATAAACGTAGATCTCAACTCTATTACATGTCTGAAGTAGGAAGACCTCATTATAGTAGTTCATTAATTTACCATAAACCTCATCACTGTTTAGGTATGTTTCAGACAACGTAATCGTATTAACCCTCTTATGGTTAAGCGTTAAGGCCTTTATCTTGCTTAAGTAGTCATCAATACCCATGATGCTTAATCACCTCATTAACGTACTTAACCACATTACTCATGTCCCCCCTCCTAGCTAGTTCAATAAAATTCTCATCATACTTAAGCTCAAAGTATATGCTCATCCTAATATGTGGATCATTAACCCTCTTCTTTATTAACTGCTTAACCTCATACCATGCGTTTATTAATGGATGAAGCTCACTCTTAGCCAACTCAGCCTGCAGGTAATCCCTAACTATTGATGCTGCAACACCACTTTTGCCTTCTGTTGTTACTGCGAATCTTATTCCATTAACCTCACCCTCAAAGGGGACCACTACTTCTGTTTCATTGGCGTTGGTTGCGTCATTAAAGAGCACACGCCTATCCTTAATCATTCTCCTAAGCCTATTCTTAAGCTCAGTATTGGTTGGTATAGCGTAAACCAATAGATTAATTACTCCTATCACCCTACTGTAGTTGAACATGCCTGCATCAGCTATGATTAAATCAATATTACTTGTTGAATTAGCTCTAATAAGCTCACTTGATGGCTTAAGCGCTATTACAGTCACGTAGGCGCCTGCTTCAGAGAACTTAAGAGCTCTCCTTGTGCCAACATAGCCGCCGCCAATAACCAATACCCTCTTATCACTGAATTCGATAAATAATGGTACTCTAGCCACACGGGCCTGTAATTAGTTAACTTATAAAGCTCACTACCTTCAAATGGCTTTAGTTCTGAACAATAGTAGTGTTAATATAGCTAACCCAACAGCGAACAGTATTACCATTATTACTTCACTAATTGATATAATCCCCTCTTTCACAGGGCTTATGTGAAAACTGGGTATTACTTGAGATGTGGGTGTGTTGACCCCCATTGTGTAATTAATCTTCGTTATGAATGGTTCACCTAACAGTGTTGTAATATTATAAACCACGTTTAATCCACCCCCTATCCAGTTACCCAGTACCGCGAAAACTGCGCCACTTAAGCCTACTGGTATTATAGTTGACCTACACTGATTAATATTAAGCACTGATAGGTATGGTTCCCAAGTGGCACCGTTAACAATACCTCCCCCAAGTAAGGCGGTGGTGGTGTTAATCCAATAAACGTCAAATATAACTGCGTTCGGGTTTATGCAATCAGTGTAGTTGAATAATGTACCATTATTGTAGTAGAGTAGCGTGCTACCCATTGTGTAGGCATTACTCATCCCAGAGAAATACGTTACTGATATTGTTGGTGACTGCTGCTTAATAACCATTATTGGTATTAAGGCTTCATTATTAAATTGAAATAAACCAAGAGGTAAACCCTTAATCTGGGGTGTACTTATTGTTCTAATACTATTACCACTAAGTAAGCCTAGAAGTGGTGTTAGGCTACTTGACATGGCTAAAATGAGCAGGGAATTACTCTTCATCACCGTGGCTGACACAGGTGTTGATGATGCCCAAACACCCTTGAATAGGCTTGTTAAATTAGTGATGCTTCCTTCACTTAAATTTATTAGGAATGCGGATGCATACCCATTAATTATCCCAAACACATATATTGTATCATTCAATATGGTTAAGGCGTAGGGCTGTAGACTGGCTGGTAGATAACTTGATAAGTTTGCTACTTCCGTTACATAGTTATTCCCAAGCCTAAGTCGAACCAGTAATGGACCACTACTACTGAAGCCCAGTAAATACAATTCGTCACCATACTGATACGTATTGGTTACCAATACTCCACGTCCATCATTAGGTATTGCATTAACATTAAACCAACCTGAATTATTAACTAAGTAAACTTGCGAGTACTGGCTTGTTGAAGTAAAGTTCACTACGACCGCTAATAGGTAGTTACCCCCACTGTATAAGTAGATTACAGGCGCCTTTAGTAATCCTAAAGTCAATATTATTAATGCTAGATTCAGCATTAAACTCACCAGTATTACTGGATATTAAACCTTTCTACGTTAAGGCTACTGAAGGGCTTAGGGTTATAGTCACCTTGCACCTTAATTAAGCACCAATGGCTACTAGTGCTAAGCCTATGAAAATTAAAACTAGACCAGTTATGAATAAGTATAATGATTCAGGCAGCGCCCCAATTTGAACCTCCCATATGAGGCCATTACCATAGTACTGGCATACACCATAATTAATTATTGTTACCTTACTGCTACTAATAATTGATGGGGATGATTGACCCCCATTAAGTACTGGTGGTACGTATGAACCATATGAGAATACTAAGGTTCCATTTAAGGCATACGCGCTTACCCTCATTGATACATGATACATCTTAGTGTAGTTCCTAACCATGCTAACTATAGTTGATTCATTGGCTTGGCTAACTCCAGTTAAATTATTTATGAACTCTAGACACAATGTTGTTGCATTATGCCTGTTAGATAATGATAGGTACATGTGAGATAAATATAGTAATACTCCTGCAGTTATAATGGCTACTACACCCATTATTATCATAATTCTCTTAACACGGGCAGGTAACCTAGGCATTGTGAATCCAACTACTACACGTTTAAAACCGTTATTCCATATGGCATGAATTATTATAATGAATCACCTCACGTAAGATAACCAATGATTAATAAACACTGTTCCTGCTTTATTTCTTATAGAAT from Caldivirga sp. carries:
- a CDS encoding NAD(P)-dependent oxidoreductase translates to MARVPLFIEFSDKRVLVIGGGYVGTRRALKFSEAGAYVTVIALKPSSELIRANSTSNIDLIIADAGMFNYSRVIGVINLLVYAIPTNTELKNRLRRMIKDRRVLFNDATNANETEVVVPFEGEVNGIRFAVTTEGKSGVAASIVRDYLQAELAKSELHPLINAWYEVKQLIKKRVNDPHIRMSIYFELKYDENFIELARRGDMSNVVKYVNEVIKHHGY